One bacterium DNA segment encodes these proteins:
- a CDS encoding UvrB/UvrC motif-containing protein: protein MNCHMCGERQATIHLLELINGQQKSVWLCSICASGRPDIPRVDPADTWAAGDDGGSPTLASFLGQVRDGGNKAVAVPPCPVCGYEIATFQDNNRLGCPACYPHFRRQILPILSRYHRHASHLGKVPSRADGRASRQGELTRVRVALEKAIRAEDYEEAARLRDLMRGLEQAPADLPEEAP, encoded by the coding sequence ATGAATTGCCACATGTGCGGCGAACGGCAGGCGACCATCCACCTGCTCGAACTGATCAACGGCCAGCAGAAGAGCGTCTGGCTGTGCAGCATCTGCGCCTCCGGGCGGCCGGACATTCCGCGGGTCGATCCGGCGGACACCTGGGCGGCCGGGGACGACGGCGGTTCGCCCACCCTGGCCTCGTTCCTCGGCCAGGTGCGCGACGGCGGCAACAAGGCCGTGGCCGTGCCGCCGTGTCCGGTCTGCGGCTACGAGATCGCCACCTTCCAGGACAACAACCGCCTCGGTTGCCCGGCCTGCTATCCCCATTTCCGCCGCCAGATCCTGCCCATCCTCTCGCGCTACCACCGCCACGCCTCGCACCTGGGCAAGGTGCCGAGCCGCGCCGACGGGCGCGCCAGCCGGCAGGGCGAACTGACCCGCGTGCGGGTGGCCCTGGAGAAGGCGATCCGGGCCGAGGACTACGAGGAGGCCGCCCGCCTGCGCGACCTGATGCGCGGGCTGGAGCAGGCGCCCGCCGACTTGCCGGAGGAGGCGCCGTGA
- a CDS encoding ABC transporter ATP-binding protein — MAAVLEARQITKSFPRGEGTLEVLRTCDFRLAAGEAVAVIGASGSGKSTFLNILGGLDSPTSGEVLAGGAPLDFGDHGVLTRWRSAGVGFVFQFHFLLPDFTARENLLIPVRSRGRVAAADEARADAFLERMGLADRASHLPGELSGGEQQRVAVARAFMNRPGIVLADEPFGNLDPEIGGRLGDMLFDLRATEGTSLVIVTHDHGLAGRADRTLELRAGHLAPWEGGSA; from the coding sequence ATGGCCGCCGTGCTGGAAGCCCGCCAGATCACCAAGAGCTTTCCCCGCGGCGAGGGGACGCTCGAGGTGCTGCGGACCTGCGACTTCCGTCTCGCGGCGGGCGAGGCGGTGGCCGTCATCGGCGCCAGCGGCTCGGGCAAGAGCACCTTCCTGAACATCCTCGGCGGGCTGGACAGCCCCACGTCCGGCGAGGTCCTGGCCGGGGGCGCGCCCCTCGACTTCGGCGACCACGGGGTGCTGACCCGGTGGCGATCGGCCGGGGTGGGCTTCGTGTTCCAGTTCCACTTCCTGCTGCCCGACTTCACGGCCCGGGAGAACCTGCTGATCCCCGTGCGCAGCCGGGGCCGGGTCGCGGCCGCGGACGAGGCGCGGGCCGACGCCTTCCTCGAACGCATGGGCCTGGCCGATCGGGCCAGCCACCTGCCGGGCGAGCTGAGCGGCGGCGAGCAGCAGCGCGTGGCCGTGGCGCGGGCCTTCATGAACCGGCCGGGCATCGTCCTGGCCGACGAGCCCTTCGGCAACCTCGATCCGGAGATCGGGGGCCGGCTGGGTGACATGCTCTTCGACCTGCGCGCCACCGAGGGCACCAGCCTTGTGATCGTCACCCACGACCACGGCCTCGCCGGGCGGGCCGATCGCACCCTGGAGCTGCGGGCGGGGCATCTCGCCCCGTGGGAGGGAGGTTCCGCATGA